In the genome of Pichia kudriavzevii chromosome 4, complete sequence, one region contains:
- a CDS encoding uncharacterized protein (PKUD0D00330; similar to Saccharomyces cerevisiae YPL118W (MRP51); ancestral locus Anc_8.613): MFKGVQGTSTLGKHLKNTKISQFQASIGDRVLNANKDFPTHQIIEAPLASFSRRDFGLKMRIPKKIKTRRIIVNDLDNKYGLPNFETLNGDYFKKLRFKELGVPVTAKFYDSQTEKMLRERSEEGKNASVNKNPLFESSKQYFVPNSIADLLHIRNQPLNSSNFTRHIKPELKSLRRPFLTWLATNYPSSLVSNDLTLLFKKFIETEKPQLLAKSKDYIPSTYSESLSGTAGLGYNLKGRLFQTPNGPQKSRLVPGRLVGRGDNGAKFAVGGFITSLRTRGNDQTYQRLLLQNRTNQDNKFSREVQVPGSITQVTLDLKNRQLNFDSTAITKENNSSKFKPLSSKNRNNSFSQDAGFLDILNLLQSPTTPKSE; the protein is encoded by the coding sequence ATGTTTAAAGGTGTTCAAGGTACTTCAACTCTTGGtaaacatttgaaaaacacCAAGATCTCCCAATTTCAAGCTTCCATTGGGGACCGTGTTTTAAATGCCAACAAGGATTTCCCAACTCACCAAATTATTGAGGCTCCATTAGCCTCTTTCTCTAGAAGAGATTTTGGTTTGAAGATGAGAATCCCAAAGAAGATCAAGACTAGAAGAATAATAGTGAACGATTTAGACAACAAGTATGGTTTACCAAACTTTGAAACCCTTAATGGTGattatttcaagaaacttAGATTCAAGGAATTGGGTGTCCCTGTTACTGCTAAATTCTATGATTctcaaacagaaaaaatgtTAAGAGAGCGTAGTGAAGAGGGCAAGAACGCTTCCGTTAATAAGAACCCGTTGTTTGAATCATCCAAACAGTATTTTGTACCAAATAGTATTGCCGATCTTTTGCATATCAGAAATCAACCACTCAATTCCTCTAACTTTACAAGACATATCAAGCCTGAACTCAAATCTCTGAGAAGACCTTTTCTAACTTGGTTGGCGACGAACTATCCTTCATCTTTAGTTTCGAATGACTTAACCCTgttattcaaaaagttCATTGAGACAGAAAAGCCTCAACTTTTGGCCAAGAGTAAAGACTATATACCTTCCACATACTCAGAATCTCTTTCGGGTACTGCTGGTCTAGGATACAATTTAAAGGGTCGTTTGTTCCAAACTCCAAATGGCCCTCAAAAGTCCAGATTAGTTCCAGGTAGATTGGTTGGCAGAGGTGACAATGGTGCCAAGTTTGCGGTTGGTGGATTCATTACATCTTTACGTACCAGAGGTAACGACCAAACTTACCAAAGACTACTGCTACAAAATAGAACCAACCAAGATAATAAATTTTCTAGAGAGGTTCAAGTTCCTGGTTCCATTACCCAAGTTACCTTAGACTTGAAGAACAGACAATTGAACTTTGATTCAACTGCTATtacaaaggaaaacaacTCTAGCAAATTCAAGCCGTTGTCAAGTAAAAATAGGAATAACAGTTTCAGCCAAGATGCTGGATTCTTGGATATCTTAAACCTATTACAATCTCCAACCACTCCAAAATCCGAGTAA
- a CDS encoding uncharacterized protein (PKUD0D00320; similar to Saccharomyces cerevisiae YOR201C (MRM1); ancestral locus Anc_8.611): MRFLLPQLILIRFFTTPFSLKPLFFPPSTGIMYTNCLSYSSKVLCSLRHMSTGPKAPFSTPHVKDRSAVSFEKNMPQFVKKKAWEKTGEDKESYFKRKHAHHHVLQAPHRELTELKYKSFEEKNKRERQEIIRQREEYRQSKLKFRELKANPSVDYIFGTNSVLAALQGKKREKFGKLYIYNPKETNKVNELLSLAKELHIPITETSKQDLNQLTDNAVHNGVVLESRPLDIPNVKSMTSNFTESSFEVVSGDDLLQLNEKVGYHTNAYGKRYPFGLYLDEISDPHNVGAVLRSAYFLGVDFILFSERNCASLSPVVAKASSGALEFIDMFKVDKPLHFFDESKKHGWKFVSTVAPTDSRNKNKHVNPEAVSDLLQESPVILVVGSEGTGIRTNLINKSDFMVAISNGREMNACVDSLNVSVATALLISKILP, translated from the coding sequence atgcGTTTTCTTCTGCCGCAATTGATCTTGATAAGATTTTTCACTACTCCTTTCTCCCTTAAACCACtgttttttcctccttcaACAGGAATAATGTATACTAATTGTCTTTCTTATAGCTCAAAGGTTTTATGTTCCTTAAGACACATGTCTACTGGGCCAAAAGCCCCATTCTCTACTCCACATGTGAAAGATCGAAGCGCTGTGTCATTTGAGAAGAACATGCCACAATTCGTCAAAAAGAAAGCTTGGGAGAAAACTGGGGAGGATAAGGAGTCATActtcaagagaaaacatGCACATCATCATGTTTTACAAGCTCCACATCGTGAATTGACTGAGCTGAAATATAAGAGTTTTGaggagaaaaataaaagagaaCGTCAAGAAATTATTCGCCAGCGTGAAGAATATCGtcaatcaaaattgaagtttAGAGAGTTAAAAGCAAATCCATCAGTGGACTACATTTTTGGTACAAACTCAGTGTTGGCAGCACTACAGGGtaagaaaagagaaaaatttggaaaattgtACATTTACAACCCTAAAGAAACTAATAAGGTTAATGAGTTGCTATCATTAGCAAAGGAACTTCATATCCCAATTACTGAAACTTCAAAGCAAGATTTAAATCAGTTAACAGATAATGCGGTACATAATGGTGTTGTTTTGGAAAGCAGGCCATTGGACATTCCAAATGTCAAATCCATGACAAGCAATTTCACTGAGTCATCGTTTGAAGTTGTGTCAGGCGATGATTTACTCCAACTCAATGAAAAGGTTGGATACCATACTAATGCATATGGTAAGAGATACCCATTTGGACTGTATTTAGATGAAATATCAGATCCTCATAACGTTGGTGCAGTCCTTAGATCTGCTTACTTCTTGGGTGTAGACTTCATTTTATTCAGTGAGAGAAACTGTGCCTCCTTGTCTCCTGTCGTTGCAAAGGCAAGTTCGGGTGCTCTAGAGTTTATTGATATGTTCAAGGTTGATAAACCACTGCATTTTTTCGATGAAAGTAAAAAACACGGTTGGAAGTTTGTATCCACTGTTGCTCCAACTGAttcaagaaacaagaataaGCATGTCAACCCTGAAGCGGTTAGTGATTTACTACAGGAATCTCCAGTAATTTTGGTTGTCGGTTCAGAAGGTACCGGTATTCGTACAAATTTAATCAACAAATCTGACTTCATGGTTGCCATCTCCAATGGTAGAGAAATGAACGCTTGTGTTGATTCTCTGAACGTGTCGGTTGCAACTGCTCTCTTAATATCTAAGATATTACCATGA
- a CDS encoding uncharacterized protein (PKUD0D00285), whose protein sequence is MGQKYRTMFGDKIAVDVERGEIYKDEHKDRGHILRIVSFMYMLILGAIVTRFCITGDLFSQTMAKGLPVPPKHNFEVPFTDFKSVGSSMEAETKYQSAPDHWKGHCGQQFERMYDLNITSGMAYDRLGNFANVTLVNHDFYGPLIEASVGDTLIIRVNSHTDNATVKMELDGDFSSTVETVDATYIFKLQIHEHNAGTFLYRIQSGDASLCIGPLIVHSPCEDSNIASYSSDFTFLLTTDNIGNTEDSLSHFLKFHHGTTRIRLINTDPMKFLNFSTKTRKFEVVESKGEFMKPIFTKTLRIDPNGTYSLIFRRTSILGKISAKASIIMKKFQFPAWS, encoded by the coding sequence ATGGGTCAGAAGTACAGGACCATGTTTGGAGATAAGATTGCTGTTGATGTCGAAAGGGGGGAAATCTATAAGGATGAACACAAAGATAGGGGACATATTCTGCGCATCGTGTCTTTCATGTACATGCTGATACTGGGGGCAATAGTTACACGGTTTTGCATTACGGGTGATCTGTTTAGCCAAACAATGGCTAAGGGGTTGCCTGTACCTCCAAAACATAACTTCGAGGTGCCATTCACAGATTTCAAAAGTGTAGGAAGCAGCATGGAAGCAGAAACCAAGTACCAATCTGCTCCTGACCATTGGAAGGGCCATTGCGGACAACAGTTTGAAAGAATGTATGATTTGAACATTACAAGCGGAATGGCGTATGACCGACTTGGCAATTTTGCCAATGTCACATTGGTCAATCACGACTTCTATGGACCTTTGATCGAGGCAAGCGTCGGTGATACTTTGATTATCAGGGTAAATAGTCACACGGACAACGCCACAGTAAAGATGGAATTGGATGGCGACTTCTCCAGTACTGTTGAAACTGTTGATGCGACatacattttcaaattacAAATTCACGAGCATAATGCTGGCACCTTTCTCTATAGAATCCAAAGTGGTGATGCAAGTTTGTGCATTGGCCCCCTAATAGTCCATTCCCCCTGTGAGGATTCAAACATTGCAAGCTATTCGTCCGATTTCACATTCCTTCTCACCACTGACAATATTGGAAACACTGAGGATTCCCTCTCacattttctcaaatttcaCCATGGAACTACAAGGATCAGACTGATCAATACAGATCCCATGAAGTTTCTCAACTTCAGTACAAAAACAAGGAAATTTGAGGTAGTGGAAAGTAAAGGTGAATTCATGAAACCAATTTTTACAAAAACACTTCGTATTGATCCCAATGGCACCTATTCTCTAATTTTTAGAAGAACCTCAATTTTGGGCAAAATATCAGCAAAAGCCTCaataataatgaagaagtttcaatttccagCTTGGAGCTGA
- a CDS encoding uncharacterized protein (PKUD0D00300) yields MRDFIHHENIVFVSRDLLASVVFSWPVVCRDSTQFMVCKKMGKDTVNSDPDRACIEKLQKFIESTDVSALESMSYAEKLQYVLSSKDFMSNMAAGLLVDNKKTLYTSSKSLEPHYIKNIETSDNSCVTEPANTLNNSNSFLNEFSKEEKLEIQKKLAIYDRTLKMTLEAIKNGKISEDIINSSLSSDHLTQSSEERARIYRTQKTQNHIASQNLPSDTDVNILLKNIESNNVRKLKVDDNITVSLESADKQFEADDKPNKNPDEYIEQMVQIINQDKKFDNFLEEVSKLENFNKQDSVDTEETSKYYDTTLQKANRKDELVFRHDQLSDIESEKVFRKMINTHIIKALESFKLDEGMKKDISGTIAKSIENNTMFHGKNDDRYLGSKNDEVPIEGFADDMKEFQKAYAEQLKDMNFEEMANYLQKCGTEQNILKQEDDEQKNLHHEQHKLERQLPEGQQKHQKNDDVYQIHVNGPAYVATSDSLNEADLGHDFSNYYSDKYMRPTLEERQRLQKECLERLHIHPDDGTKKSKKKKKNKKRSSAVSAKSINHIGLNDPHNDTWLCELCEYQIVYGEVPIFLTEWLQKKTHHHDKMESYQRYLMQQRKERKKEQEQEGNTRNEKHTSHVHQHRVLDEHGNYSTPDNPKTSI; encoded by the coding sequence ATGCGAGATTTCATTCATCATGAAAATATAGTTTTTGTGTCTAGAGATTTACTGGCGTCAGTAGTTTTTTCTTGGCCTGTAGTTTGCCGGGATTCCACTCAGTTTATGGTCTGcaaaaaaatgggaaagGATACAGTGAATAGCGACCCTGATAGAGCCTGTATTGAAAAGCTacaaaaatttattgagTCAACCGATGTCTCTGCGTTGGAGTCGATGTCTTACGCCGAGAAATTGCAGTATGTTCTTTCCTCTAAAGATTTTATGTCTAACATGGCAGCAGGACTACTGGTAGACAATAAGAAAACACTTTATACATCTTCGAAGAGTTTAGAACCACATTATATAAAGAACATTGAAACTTCGGATAATTCCTGCGTAACTGAACCAGCAAATACGTTGAACAACTCGaattcatttttgaatgaattctcaaaagaggagaaattggaaatcCAAAAGAAACTAGCAATCTATGATAGAACCTTGAAAATGACACTGGAAGCaataaaaaatggaaagatTAGTGAAGACATTATCAACTCGAGCCTCAGTAGCGATCACCTAACGCAATCATCAGAGGAAAGGGCAAGAATTTACAGGACACAGAAAACCCAAAACCATATAGCATCCCAAAATTTGCCCTCAGATACAGATGTGAACATTCTCCTAAAAAATATCGAGTCTAACAATGTGAGGAAACTTAAGGTTGACGATAATATAACTGTTTCATTGGAATCAGCTGACAAACAATTTGAAGCAGATGATAagccaaacaaaaatccCGATGAGTATATAGAGCAAATGGTCCAAATAATAAATCAAgataaaaaatttgataacTTTTTGGAAGAAGTGTCgaaacttgaaaactttaacAAACAAGATTCAGTTGACACAGAAGAAACCAGTAAATATTATGACACAACCCTTCAGAAAGCGAACAGGAAAGACGAGTTAGTCTTTAGGCATGATCAGCTTTCTGATATTGAAtctgaaaaagttttcaggAAAATGATTAATACCCATATTATTAAGGCACTggaatctttcaaattggaTGAAGGTATGAAGAAGGACATTTCGGGGACAATTGCCAAGTCGATTGAAAACAATACCATGTTTCATGGAAAAAATGATGACAGATACCTAGGAAGCAAAAATGATGAGGTGCCAATTGAAGGGTTTGCTGATGATATGAAGGAATTTCAAAAGGCTTATGCTGAACAACTCAAAGATATGAATTTTGAAGAGATGGCTAATTATTTGCAGAAATGCGGCACTGAACAGAATATTCTAAAACAGGAGGATGACGAACAAAAGAATCTACATCATGAACAGCATAAACTCGAAAGGCAATTGCCTGAAGGACAACAAAAgcatcaaaaaaatgatgacGTATATCAAATCCATGTAAACGGACCAGCATACGTGGCAACATCGGATTCCTTAAATGAGGCAGATTTAGGTCAtgatttttccaattaCTACAGTGACAAATATATGAGACCTACATTAGAAGAACGACAGAGGTTACAAAAAGAATGCTTAGAGAGGCTTCATATTCATCCAGATGATGgtacaaaaaaaagcaagaagaagaagaagaacaaaaaaagatcTAGCGCTGTAAGtgcaaaatcaatcaacCACATAGGTTTAAATGACCCGCACAATGATACTTGGTTATGTGAACTTTGCGAGTACCAAATCGTATATGGTGAAGTACCAATATTCCTGACCGAATGGTTACAAAAGAAGACACATCACCATGACAAAATGGAATCCTACCAAAGGTATTTAATGCAACAGAGAAAAGAACGTAAAAAGGAACAGGAACAAGAGGGAAACACACGTAACGAAAAACATACCAGTCATGTTCACCAACATAGAGTTCTAGATGAGCATGGCAACTATTCTACTCCTGATAACCCTAAAACCTCAATATGA
- a CDS encoding uncharacterized protein (PKUD0D00290; Pfam Domains: Pkinase(6.9e-66)|Pkinase_Tyr(2.6e-06)) — protein sequence MTDQSKIPLRPESSVRLSFNERNLNQYATPTNKRFSLASVNNKRLSRIPIPVQSSKNLNMLLNNENMNPEILYKRSSMVIHPTTQAENTSVEDVNLSRFAEMSLDGSRIPRSPSTNNISRTPSLNKRHSMIMETPQKKSNRNRIPHLNIIHDTPTKRSINRDRCSDLGPSNSKLKFNYLTSTKTDYIHKPAENRHSGIWKESRKESLQPLVYLSSTNNYVKTNKVKVRDLDELKYLLNVSSNLKEKFANGTMDADPDENVPSYKYDELSTKRPDLFEKLNMYERIMQFREVYFTGISKELKIKVELSNSKDNYGFDDKERNYKIIIGDHIKYKYEIMSVLGKGAFGSVVSVADHSHGKRPIYACKIVKNDPKCSLQAVEEIKLLKKLNHGNILKYHEHFQFRSHMCIVTEILGISLYEAIQETKFRGFSLGIVRKLTYEILKGLSYLHLQGVIHCDLKPENIMFSNQLDIKIVDFGSSCYIGKPRYSYLQSRFYRAPEVLLGGRYDSGMDVWSLGLISLEMFSGTPIFQPQSEWELFTLLIEYLNVPSRRFIMRLREEIQQYGVVGFDAQNNNYEAHYYRNNTLLWKAFDDKGGLNHEYVVRKSRSTNKFKPGSKSLKRFIMKNRDEQLIETGEADILLLQYLEFIEGCLVWNKATRKTASQLLESPFFHMDEE from the coding sequence ATGACCGACCAATCTAAGATCCCTCTACGACCTGAATCGTCCGTTAGGTTATCCTTCAATGAGCGCAATTTAAACCAATATGCGACCCCCACTAATAAGCGATTTTCTTTAGCTTCAGTCAACAACAAGAGGTTATCAAGGATTCCAATCCCAGTCCAATCGTccaaaaacttgaatatgTTGTTGAATAACGAAAACATGAATCCAGAAATTCTTTACAAGAGGTCATCTATGGTTATACATCCAACAACTCAAGCAGAGAATACTTCCGTGGAAGACGTTAACTTGTCTCGATTTGCTGAGATGTCTCTGGATGGATCGAGAATACCGAGGTCGCCCAGTACCAACAACATAAGTAGAACACCTTCGTTAAATAAGCGTCATTCTATGATTATGGAAACACCccagaaaaaatcaaatcgAAATAGAATCCCCCATTTAAATATAATCCATGACACACCAACCAAGAGGTCAATTAATCGAGATAGGTGCAGCGACCTAGGACCTTCAAACTCAAAGCTGAAGTTTAATTATTTGACATCTACCAAGACGGACTACATACACAAGCCTGCAGAAAACCGACATTCTGGTATTTGGAAGGAAAGCAGAAAGGAGTCTCTACAACCTCTTGTTTACTTATCATCAACGAATAATTATGTCAAAACTAACAAAGTGAAAGTTAGAGATTTGGATGAACTGAAATACCTACTGAATGTGtcttcaaacttgaaggaaaaatttGCGAATGGAACTATGGATGCAGATCCCGACGAAAATGTTCCAAGCTACAAATACGACGAATTAAGTACCAAGCGACCtgatttatttgagaaactgAATATGTACGAAAGAATAATGCAATTCCGTGAGGTGTACTTCACAGGGATATCCAAAGAGCTGAAAATTAAAGTTGAACTCAGCAATTCGAAGGACAACTATGGGTTTGACGATAAGGAAAGAAACTACAAGATTATTATAGGCGACCACATTAAATATAAATACGAGATCATGTCCGTTTTAGGCAAAGGAGCTTTTGGTTCTGTTGTTTCTGTGGCTGACCATAGTCATGGAAAACGTCCCATATATGCTTGCAAAATAGTTAAAAACGATCCCAAATGTTCACTTCAAGCAGTCGAAGAAATcaagttattgaagaaattgaacCATGGAAATATACTAAAATACCACGAACACTTCCAATTTCGTTCACATATGTGCATAGTGACTGAAATTTTAGGTATTTCATTGTACGAGGCAATCCAGGAGACCAAGTTTAGAGGATTCTCATTGGGCATAGTGAGGAAACTAACCtatgaaattttgaaggGATTATCGTATTTACACCTGCAGGGGGTTATTCATTGTGATTTGAAGCCAGAAAATATTATGTTTTCCAACCAACTAGACATCAAGATAGTAGACTTTGGTTCTTCCTGTTATATTGGTAAACCCAGATATAGCTATCTACAGTCGAGGTTTTATAGAGCACCCGAAGTTCTGCTTGGAGGGCGGTATGATAGTGGTATGGATGTATGGTCACTTGGCTTGATTTCGTTGGAGATGTTTTCTGGAACTCCAATATTTCAACCACAGAGTGAATGGGAATTGTTTACCTTGTTGATTGAGTACTTAAATGTTCCATCAAGGAGATTCATTATGAGATTACGAGAAGAAATTCAGCAATATGGGGTAGTTGGTTTCGATGCccaaaacaacaattacGAGGCCCATTACTATAGAAACAACACCTTGTTATGGAAGGCATTTGACGATAAAGGGGGGCTGAATCACGAGTATGTGGTGCGCAAGTCCCGAAGCACCAATAAGTTCAAGCCGGGGTCTAAGAGCCTGAAGCGGTTTATTATGAAAAACAGGGACGAACAACTCATAGAAACAGGAGAGGCCGATATTCTGCTCCTCCAGTACTTGGAGTTTATTGAAGGATGTCTTGTGTGGAATAAAGCTACCCGTAAAACTGCAAGCCAGTTACTAGAGTCTCCCTTCTTTCACATGGACGAAGAGTAA
- a CDS encoding uncharacterized protein (PKUD0D00295), producing the protein MDEASFAVEKIPTDIQLLLCQLVLDAKSDTTWADIVERINSHPIVTRLHRSDYAGNQIADSNVANFVSKVIIHTLKQEGTMRPRGRKKTKIMDNDDGIDNEKCTDICYYQIPEGTEDNSKNTGNGRHLLQKAISILHQRRIDEIHQQLSHHKKAFAKLLREAESIG; encoded by the coding sequence ATGGACGAAGCCAGTTTTGCAGTGGAGAAAATCCCAACAGATATCCAGTTACTGCTCTGTCAGCTGGTTCTGGATGCGAAATCAGACACCACATGGGCAGATATCGTTGAAAGGATCAATAGCCATCCGATAGTTACCAGACTACATCGTTCGGATTATGCTGGTAATCAAATTGCCGACTCAAATGTTGCGAATTTCGTCTCAAAAGTCATCATTCACACTTTGAAGCAAGAAGGCACAATGAGGCCCCGTGGCCGTAAGAAGACGAAAATAATGGATAACGATGATGGCATTGATAATGAGAAATGCACTGACATTTGCTATTACCAAATTCCGGAGGGAACTGAAGACAACTCGAAAAACACTGGAAATGGAAGACATCTCTTGCAAAAGGCAATATCCATTCTACATCAACGCCGAATAGATGAGATCCATCAGCAGTTAAGCCACCATAAGAAAGCATTTGCGAAGCTCTTGAGAGAGGCAGAAAGTATTGGTTAA
- a CDS encoding uncharacterized protein (PKUD0D00310; similar to Saccharomyces cerevisiae YNL275W (BOR1); ancestral locus Anc_1.73), with product MSTKSWFSKKKTKYKNNEIFHIRHFGRGIYYDIKNRLVSYYISDIKEGLTYRTIPSTIYIFFTNLLPAIAFAQDMFDHTKNSYGVNEILLSSAMAGIIFGLFSGSPLCIVGVTGPISIFNYTVYEIIEPKGIPYFPFMCWICLWSMLFHFLLAFTNAVNFMRYVTKFSCDVFGFFINIVYIQKGIQILSNQFEKGTVASGFASVMVALLMGIFGISAQFFGSKSQYLPYKIRTFIRDYSTPLCVVFFTGFIHFGGYLNNVDFIKLPITKTFRPTDTVNRRDDWFIRFWEGVTVGNVFLAVPFAILLTALFYYDHNISSLICQSSEFPLKKPASFHYDFLLLGITTGVSGLIGIPAPNGLIPQAPLHTHSLCVYEFDPKTGANIISKVVEQRLSNTLQGLMTLGMMTRPLLVVLGTIPQCVLAGLFWIMAITTIDGTDVMKRLRFLFLNKEWKKKLAQIVIADYRAEQERKAMSSLGNGCINYENESDVAFSRTRGDIPSTECSSRKENTSTTEEKVEHIVPADFPYEYYITEPKYFIIYLVFELLAFAGEYSITCTKGAIGFPGVLILILVLVPIVFPRVFPKEQLDLLDSEAADELILESLKLKKQTSETENVSSIDYELGHLNSMTGR from the coding sequence ATGAGTACAAAGTCATGGTTTtctaaaaagaaaacaaaatacaagaaCAACGAAATTTTCCACATACGTCATTTTGGTAGAGGGATTTACTATGACATCAAGAATCGGTTAGTATCTTACTACATTTCAGACATTAAAGAAGGTTTGACTTATAGAACCATTCCCTCAAcaatttatatatttttcactAATTTGTTACCAGCCATTGCATTTGCCCAGGATATGTTTGATCATACGAAAAACTCCTACGGGGTAAACGAAATTCTATTGTCATCAGCAATGGCTGGTATTATTTTTGGGTTGTTTTCTGGCTCTCCCCTTTGTATTGTGGGAGTGACAGGTCCAATTTCTATCTTCAATTACACAGTCTACGAAATCATTGAACCCAAGGGTATTCcttattttccttttatGTGCTGGATTTGTTTATGGTCTATGCTGTTTCACTTTCTTCTAGCATTCACAAATGCAGTGAATTTTATGAGATATGTGACCAAATTTTCTTGTGATGTTTTTGGGTTTTTCATTAATATTGTCTATATACAAAAGGGGATTCAAATTTTGTCTAATCAATTTGAGAAGGGAACAGTAGCCAGTGGGTTTGCATCTGTGATGGTGGCATTATTGATGGGGATATTTGGGATATCAGCCCAATTTTTCGGTTCGAAATCTCAATATTTGCCTTACAAGATCCGGACCTTTATACGAGATTACAGTACGCCACTATGCGTTGTCTTTTTCACCGGATTTATCCATTTCGGAGGTTACTTGAATAACGTGGACTTTATCAAGCTACCGATTACCAAGACCTTTAGACCAACAGATACAGTCAATAGAAGAGATGACTGGTTCATCAGATTTTGGGAGGGAGTAACCGTTGGTAATGTGTTTTTGGCTGTTCCATTTGCTATATTGTTGACTGCTTTATTCTATTATGATCATAATATTTCGTCATTAATTTGCCAGTCTTCTGAGTTTCCCTTGAAAAAACCAGCATCCTTTCATTACGATTTTCTGTTATTGGGGATCACAACAGGAGTTTCGGGTTTAATTGGTATACCAGCACCTAATGGACTAATTCCACAAGCACCCTTACATACACATTCCTTATGTGTCTATGAATTTGATCCTAAGACAGGGGCGAATATAATATCGAAAGTAGTTGAACAAAGATTGAGTAACACATTACAAGGTTTGATGACATTGGGTATGATGACTCGGCCattgttggttgttttgGGGACTATTCCTCAATGTGTGTTAGCTGGACTTTTTTGGATTATGGCCATTACAACCATCGATGGAACAGATGTGATGAAAAGACTCAGGTTTCTATTTCTAAATAAGgaatggaagaaaaaattagCCCAAATTGTAATTGCTGATTATCGGGCAGAACAGGAAAGAAAAGCAATGTCTTCTTTAGGAAATGGGTGTATTaattatgaaaatgaatCAGATGTCGCATTCTCAAGAACCAGAGGAGACATTCCTTCAACCGAATGCAGCAGTCGAAAGGAAAACACATCCACAACAGAAGAGAAAGTCGAGCATATCGTACCTGCTGATTTTCCATATGAATATTACATTACGGAGCCGAAATACTTTATCATATATTTAGTTTTTGAGCTTCTAGCATTTGCTGGGGAGTATAGTATCACATGTACCAAGGGTGCTATTGGTTTTCCTGGCGTATTGATTTTAATCTTGGTGTTGGTACCCATCGTTTTCCCCAGGGTATTCCCTAAAGAGCAATTAGACTTACTAGATTCCGAAGCTGCAGATGAACTAATTCTTGAAAGCttaaaactaaaaaagcaaacttcagaaactgaaaatgttTCTAGTATAGATTACGAATTAGGTCATCTTAACTCAATGACAGGTAGATAA